One genomic segment of Erythrolamprus reginae isolate rEryReg1 chromosome 2, rEryReg1.hap1, whole genome shotgun sequence includes these proteins:
- the SOCS3 gene encoding suppressor of cytokine signaling 3, which yields MVTHSKFPSTGMSHPLDTSLRLKTFSSKSEYQLVVNAVRKLQESGFYWSTVTGGQANLLLSSEPIGTFLIRDSSDQRHFFTLSVKTESGTKNLRIQCEGDSFSLQSDPHSSHPVPRFDCVLKLVHHYMPLPEQQPGQASHPRRAYYIHSGEEKIPLVLSRPLSSSVSTLQHLCRKTVNGHLDSYEKRTQLPAPIKDFLDQYDATF from the coding sequence ATGGTCACCCACAGCAAGTTCCCCAGCACCGGGATGAGCCACCCGCTGGACACCAGCCTGCGCCTCAAGACGTTCAGTTCCAAGAGCGAGTACCAGCTGGTGGTGAACGCCGTGCGCAAGCTGCAGGAGAGTGGCTTCTACTGGAGCACGGTGACAGGCGGTCAAGCCAACCTGCTCCTCAGCTCCGAGCCCATCGGCACCTTCCTCATCCGCGACAGCTCAGACCAGCGACACTTCTTCACCCTGAGCGTCAAGACTGAGTCGGGCACCAAGAACCTGCGGATCCAGTGTGAAGGAGACAGCTTCTCGCTCCAGAGTGATCCTCACAGCAGCCACCCGGTGCCCCGTTTTGACTGTGTCCTCAAGCTCGTCCATCACTACATGCCCCTCCCTGAGCAACAGCCAGGGCAGGCTTCGCACCCGAGACGTGCCTACTATATCCACTCAGGTGAAGAGAAGATCCCGCTGGTGCTGAGCCGCCCTCTCTCCTCCAGTGTCTCCACTCTACAGCATTTGTGCCGCAAGACTGTCAATGGGCACTTGGATTCCTACGAAAAGAGGACCCAGCTTCCTGCTCCCATCAAAGATTTCTTGGACCAGTACGATGCGACTTTCTGA